From Mycoplasmopsis gallinacea, the proteins below share one genomic window:
- a CDS encoding ATP-binding cassette domain-containing protein: protein MNKNKDEYILEISNLKKYFVNGSIVNKAVDNVSFNVKKGEIVGLIGESGSGKTTVGRSLLRLYDDFSGFVTLHNQIISGKRISRKRSKFMHKNIQMIFQDPMASLNGQNNIYTILKEPLVVNGIIKNKIKDISSDWTKIADNFHYTFLEESLKLELENIRVANRLLKPFVSKWQNVKLADFSASENTDDQFNAYFGFLEERGKINSLIVNSFYKNIEQLIALYDNKQKDFRNNNIDFDEVELEQARNEYQKQKKLRFKTELYYENKDLFIERFKDFNNVRTQNKDFKNVTKNALRNFIQEFRNEANIHKNEAYSSSSIPYFFHQYKLYKLNLFVKKAIKSNLSKLQFLNLEELKSLVADLQNYINHFYKDELIVDETKKASIKEIDNIINNNFKFDWNSYISKSQETREIQRNAYNENKNLMLESFSKVFKEFFKLPKQNKQALTEARQKLEQTQKIFDSELEKYISEYIKRIENYKKDIEEEKRIQKEYLKSEKEEMYKFLNIHNEFNVFYKTNLIAPIKVKYKEILNKRKLFDSKIDYTKAKNKLKEELKQREIELKVYNTTVAEKIENNKSFEIELRYLNKDISNIMLLLGISLFDLKFYNTKFKSLFRTLISKYRKYKLAQLFTKNAIYKALEDVGLLKQFAYRYPHEFSGGQRQRIVIARALITEPSVIVADEPIASLDISIQAQVVNLLKDLCKEKNIGMIFIAHDLSMIEYVADRVQIMHLGKIVESGDTNKIYSKPVHPYTNNLFKAIPKISNANEKFKDVTFELSYLQEQQFPNIPLVKEIEPEHFVYGTEEQIEKWTKDEHFKASALK from the coding sequence ATGAACAAAAATAAAGATGAATACATTTTAGAAATATCTAATCTAAAAAAATATTTTGTTAATGGTAGCATAGTAAATAAAGCAGTTGATAATGTTAGTTTCAATGTTAAAAAAGGTGAAATAGTAGGGTTAATTGGTGAATCTGGTAGTGGTAAAACTACTGTAGGTAGATCTCTTTTAAGACTTTATGATGATTTTAGTGGTTTTGTAACATTGCATAACCAAATTATTTCTGGAAAAAGAATTTCTAGAAAAAGAAGCAAATTCATGCATAAAAATATTCAAATGATCTTCCAAGATCCAATGGCTTCTTTAAATGGTCAAAACAACATTTACACTATTTTAAAAGAACCTCTTGTTGTAAATGGAATCATTAAAAATAAAATTAAAGATATCAGTAGTGATTGAACAAAAATTGCAGACAACTTTCACTATACTTTCTTAGAAGAAAGCTTAAAGTTAGAGTTGGAAAATATAAGAGTTGCTAACCGTCTTCTTAAACCTTTTGTTTCAAAGTGACAAAATGTTAAATTAGCAGATTTTTCTGCTTCCGAAAACACAGATGATCAATTTAATGCATATTTTGGTTTCCTTGAAGAAAGAGGAAAAATTAACTCTTTAATTGTTAATAGTTTTTATAAAAATATCGAACAATTAATTGCTCTTTATGATAATAAACAAAAAGATTTTAGAAACAATAATATTGATTTTGATGAAGTTGAATTAGAGCAAGCAAGAAATGAATATCAAAAACAAAAAAAATTAAGATTTAAAACAGAATTGTATTACGAAAATAAAGATCTTTTTATTGAAAGATTTAAAGATTTCAATAATGTTAGAACACAAAATAAAGACTTTAAAAATGTTACAAAAAATGCTTTAAGAAACTTCATACAAGAATTTAGAAATGAAGCAAATATTCACAAAAATGAAGCATATAGTTCATCATCAATTCCTTACTTCTTCCATCAATACAAGTTATATAAATTAAATTTATTTGTTAAAAAAGCAATTAAATCAAATTTAAGCAAATTACAATTCTTAAATTTAGAAGAACTTAAATCACTTGTGGCTGATTTACAAAATTACATTAATCATTTTTATAAAGATGAATTAATAGTTGATGAAACCAAAAAAGCAAGCATCAAAGAAATTGACAATATTATTAATAATAATTTTAAATTTGATTGAAATTCTTATATTTCAAAATCACAAGAAACTCGAGAAATTCAAAGAAATGCTTATAACGAAAACAAAAATTTAATGTTAGAAAGCTTTTCAAAAGTATTTAAAGAATTCTTTAAATTACCTAAACAAAACAAACAAGCTCTAACAGAAGCACGTCAAAAATTAGAACAAACTCAAAAGATTTTTGATTCAGAGTTAGAAAAATATATTAGTGAATATATTAAAAGAATTGAAAATTACAAAAAAGACATTGAAGAAGAAAAGAGAATTCAAAAAGAATATTTAAAATCAGAAAAAGAAGAAATGTACAAATTCTTAAATATTCACAATGAATTTAATGTCTTTTATAAAACAAACTTGATAGCTCCAATTAAAGTTAAATACAAAGAAATTCTTAACAAACGTAAATTGTTTGATTCTAAAATTGACTATACTAAAGCTAAAAATAAACTTAAAGAAGAATTAAAACAAAGGGAAATTGAATTAAAAGTATATAACACCACAGTTGCAGAAAAGATCGAAAACAATAAATCTTTTGAAATTGAATTGCGTTATCTTAATAAAGATATTAGCAATATAATGCTTCTTCTTGGTATTTCTCTATTTGATTTAAAATTCTATAACACTAAATTTAAATCTTTATTTAGAACATTAATAAGCAAGTACCGTAAATATAAATTAGCACAATTATTTACAAAAAATGCTATCTATAAAGCTTTAGAAGATGTTGGTTTATTAAAACAATTTGCTTACCGTTATCCACATGAATTTAGTGGTGGACAACGTCAAAGAATTGTAATTGCTCGTGCTTTAATCACTGAGCCTAGTGTTATTGTTGCCGATGAACCAATTGCTTCTCTTGATATTTCAATTCAAGCCCAAGTTGTTAACTTACTTAAAGACTTGTGTAAAGAGAAAAACATCGGTATGATTTTCATTGCTCATGACCTTTCAATGATTGAATATGTAGCTGATAGAGTGCAAATTATGCACCTTGGAAAAATTGTTGAATCTGGAGATACTAACAAAATTTACTCTAAGCCAGTGCATCCATATACCAACAATTTATTTAAAGCTATTCCTAAAATTTCAAATGCAAATGAAAAATTCAAAGATGTTACTTTTGAACTTTCATATCTTCAAGAGCAACAATTCCCTAATATACCTTTAGTTAAAGAAATTGAACCTGAACACTTTGTGTATGGAACTGAAGAGCAAATTGAAAAATGAACAAAAGATGAACATTTTAAAGCTTCTGCTTTAAAATAA
- a CDS encoding ABC transporter ATP-binding protein has translation MMLLTQELLKLNKRRIMSETLLKVKNLKVNFKTGKKKFVTIVRGVDLHIKKGQIVGLVGESGSGKTVTSKSLLNINDNALVSADLMTVDGIDLTQSNKEKFWQTIRGQKIGYIPQDPLTSLNPTRKIGKQLLDALNKNEDWKDKKLVEKRQYLVGLLEKFGIRNADKIFDMYPHTLSGGMKQRVVITMVVALKPKLIIADEPTTALDPTVQASVLALFEQIRQDMNISIIFISHNISVVAKLCDYIYVMYAGKIVEKGTKKDIFAHPAHPYTWALISAIPENKEDRLYSIKGTPPDMSNLPLGDAFAPRNDYALEIDFIKEPPLFEISETHAAATWLLHPEAPKVELPEELQNRLANFRKVFSDEQK, from the coding sequence ATGATGCTCTTGACCCAAGAGTTATTAAAGTTAAATAAAAGGAGAATTATGTCAGAAACATTATTAAAAGTTAAGAACTTAAAAGTCAACTTTAAAACTGGTAAGAAAAAGTTTGTGACAATAGTTCGTGGAGTAGATTTACACATCAAAAAAGGTCAAATTGTTGGTCTTGTTGGTGAATCTGGAAGTGGTAAGACTGTTACATCTAAATCTCTTTTAAACATTAATGATAATGCATTAGTTTCAGCAGATTTAATGACTGTCGATGGTATTGATTTAACCCAATCAAACAAAGAAAAGTTTTGACAAACAATTAGAGGCCAAAAAATTGGTTACATTCCACAAGATCCTTTAACTTCTTTAAATCCAACTAGAAAAATCGGAAAACAATTATTAGATGCTTTAAATAAAAACGAAGATTGAAAAGATAAAAAACTAGTTGAAAAACGCCAATACTTAGTAGGTTTACTTGAAAAATTCGGAATTAGAAACGCTGATAAAATTTTCGATATGTACCCACACACATTAAGTGGTGGGATGAAACAACGTGTTGTAATTACAATGGTTGTAGCTTTAAAACCAAAGTTAATTATTGCTGATGAACCTACAACTGCACTTGATCCTACTGTTCAAGCATCAGTTTTAGCGCTTTTTGAACAAATTCGTCAAGACATGAATATTTCAATTATTTTTATTAGCCACAACATTTCCGTTGTTGCAAAATTATGTGATTATATTTATGTCATGTATGCTGGAAAAATTGTAGAAAAAGGAACAAAAAAAGATATTTTCGCTCACCCAGCACACCCTTATACATGAGCTTTAATTTCTGCTATTCCTGAAAACAAAGAAGATCGTTTATATTCAATTAAAGGAACTCCACCAGATATGTCTAATTTACCACTTGGTGATGCTTTTGCACCAAGAAATGATTATGCACTTGAAATTGACTTTATAAAAGAACCGCCTCTTTTCGAAATAAGTGAGACACATGCAGCTGCAACATGACTTTTACACCCTGAAGCTCCTAAAGTTGAGCTTCCAGAAGAATTACAAAATAGATTAGCAAACTTTAGAAAGGTATTTAGTGATGAACAAAAATAA